One Amycolatopsis thermophila DNA segment encodes these proteins:
- a CDS encoding PhoX family protein — MSFTPGRLLPLLTHTSGRAATTCIYRCGNQCAHEAPNESSNEYFGDVVKGVSRRGAFKAGAVMAATAGAFAALSGGATASAAVPPALAGGGNGRPVPGTDFTPVAPNKADAVVIPDGWDQNVVIRWGDPVVPGAPKFDIAKQTASAQAEQFGYNNDFVGLIPQDAAGRRYLMVVNHEYTTETQMFPPGQYSADNPTEEQVKIGWAAHGLSVVQVVRRPQGGLEVVPSRYGRRITLDTTFEVRGPAAGSKYLKTSADPTGTKVRGTQNNCSGGVTPWGTVLSGEENFHQYFANSEKVADPVTQARLTRYGIGKGTSTRKWERFDKRWDVPQEPNEVNRFGWVVEIDPNDPDSTPVKHTALGRFKHEAANVKITKDGRVAVYSGDDERFEYIYKFVSKGKYKKGTSALARRHNSALLDDGTLYVAKFTGDSPASEIDGTGKLPADHEFDGRGEWIPLASGDRSFVEGFTAEEVYVFTRQAADKAGATKMDRPEDIEPNPVNGRIYAALTNNTDRGAAGKAGADEANPRVGNKNGHILEWGEDRGDAASLTFSWRLLLVCGDPATADTYFGGFPKDQVSPISCPDNVAFDPYGNLWISTDGNALGMNDGLFAVPVDGPNRGQVKQFLTVPIGAETCGPNVTNDFVTVAVQHPGEGGTVEKPQSHWPDGGSNLPRPAVVSVWRKRR; from the coding sequence AACGAATACTTCGGTGACGTCGTCAAGGGCGTGTCCCGTCGCGGCGCGTTCAAGGCCGGCGCCGTCATGGCCGCCACGGCCGGCGCCTTCGCCGCGCTGAGCGGCGGCGCGACCGCGTCCGCCGCCGTGCCGCCCGCGCTGGCCGGCGGGGGCAATGGCCGCCCGGTGCCCGGCACGGACTTCACGCCCGTCGCGCCGAACAAGGCCGACGCGGTCGTCATCCCGGACGGCTGGGACCAGAACGTCGTGATCCGCTGGGGCGACCCGGTCGTGCCGGGCGCCCCGAAGTTCGACATCGCCAAGCAGACTGCGTCCGCGCAGGCCGAGCAGTTCGGCTACAACAACGACTTCGTCGGCCTGATCCCGCAGGACGCGGCCGGCCGGCGCTACCTGATGGTCGTCAACCACGAGTACACCACCGAGACCCAGATGTTCCCGCCGGGCCAGTACAGCGCGGACAACCCGACCGAAGAGCAGGTCAAGATCGGCTGGGCGGCCCACGGGCTGTCGGTAGTGCAGGTGGTGCGCCGGCCGCAGGGCGGGCTCGAGGTCGTGCCGAGCCGTTACGGCCGCCGCATCACGCTGGACACCACCTTCGAGGTGCGTGGCCCCGCCGCCGGGTCCAAGTACCTGAAGACCTCCGCCGACCCGACCGGCACCAAGGTGCGCGGCACGCAGAACAACTGCTCCGGCGGCGTGACGCCGTGGGGCACGGTGCTGTCCGGCGAGGAGAACTTCCACCAGTACTTCGCCAACTCGGAGAAGGTCGCCGACCCGGTGACGCAGGCGCGGCTCACCCGGTACGGCATCGGCAAGGGCACCAGCACCCGCAAGTGGGAGCGCTTCGACAAGCGCTGGGACGTGCCGCAGGAGCCCAACGAGGTCAACCGGTTCGGCTGGGTCGTGGAGATCGACCCGAACGACCCGGACTCGACGCCCGTCAAGCACACCGCGCTGGGCCGGTTCAAGCACGAGGCCGCGAACGTCAAGATCACCAAGGACGGCCGCGTCGCCGTGTACTCCGGTGACGACGAACGCTTCGAGTACATCTACAAGTTCGTGTCGAAGGGCAAGTACAAGAAGGGCACCAGCGCGCTGGCCCGCCGGCACAACTCGGCCCTGCTCGACGACGGCACCCTGTACGTCGCGAAGTTCACCGGCGACAGCCCGGCGAGCGAGATCGACGGCACCGGCAAACTCCCGGCGGACCACGAGTTCGACGGCCGGGGCGAGTGGATCCCGCTGGCCAGCGGCGACAGGTCCTTTGTGGAGGGCTTCACCGCCGAGGAGGTGTACGTCTTCACGCGCCAGGCCGCGGACAAGGCCGGCGCGACGAAGATGGACCGGCCCGAGGACATCGAACCGAACCCGGTCAACGGCCGCATCTACGCCGCCCTGACGAACAACACCGACCGCGGCGCGGCCGGCAAGGCGGGCGCCGACGAGGCGAACCCGCGGGTGGGCAACAAGAACGGCCACATCCTGGAGTGGGGCGAGGACCGGGGCGACGCGGCTTCGCTGACCTTCTCCTGGCGCCTGCTGCTGGTCTGCGGTGACCCGGCCACGGCCGACACCTACTTCGGCGGGTTCCCGAAGGACCAGGTCAGCCCGATCTCCTGCCCGGACAACGTGGCGTTCGACCCGTACGGCAACCTGTGGATCTCCACCGACGGCAACGCGCTCGGGATGAACGACGGCCTGTTCGCGGTGCCCGTCGACGGCCCGAACCGCGGTCAGGTCAAGCAGTTCCTCACGGTGCCCATCGGCGCGGAGACCTGCGGCCCGAACGTGACGAACGACTTCGTGACGGTCGCGGTGCAGCACCCGGGCGAGGGCGGCACCGTCGAGAAGCCGCAGTCACACTGGCCGGACGGCGGCTCCAACCTGCCGCGTCCCGCCGTCGTGTCGGTCTGGCGCAAGCGCCGCTGA
- a CDS encoding quinone oxidoreductase family protein: protein MSIFAPFLDVLAVGVHPATRGIAAGKHYTSPKNLPALAGADAVVRRADGSLAHVSAMGAGTLAERIVIDPATAVPVPDGADPAVLAATMNPALSSWAALRTRVPFQAGQSVLVHGATGNAGSMAVKVAKHLGAGRVIAAGRNRNRLDELKAEGADAIVALTPDEDATAAAFAEAAAEVDVVLDYVWGAPTELAMRAVLGARTQRTRLLDWVQIGGMGGDAITLSGHALCSTAFRVLGSGFGSVDMQVMQREFTELVAAIAAGAMAVRPHPFPLDQVEAAWAHEDEPGERTVILL, encoded by the coding sequence GTGTCCATTTTCGCGCCGTTCCTGGACGTGCTCGCCGTCGGCGTCCACCCCGCCACCCGGGGCATCGCCGCGGGCAAGCACTACACGAGCCCGAAGAACCTGCCCGCACTGGCCGGAGCCGACGCCGTCGTGCGCCGGGCGGACGGCAGCCTCGCCCACGTCTCGGCGATGGGAGCCGGAACACTGGCCGAGCGCATCGTCATCGACCCGGCCACGGCGGTCCCGGTGCCCGACGGGGCAGACCCGGCGGTCCTGGCCGCCACCATGAATCCGGCCCTGTCCTCATGGGCCGCGCTGCGCACCCGCGTACCGTTCCAGGCCGGACAGTCGGTGCTGGTCCACGGCGCGACCGGCAACGCCGGCTCGATGGCCGTCAAGGTCGCCAAGCACCTCGGCGCCGGCCGCGTGATCGCGGCCGGACGCAACCGAAACCGCCTGGACGAGCTGAAGGCCGAGGGCGCGGACGCCATCGTCGCGCTCACTCCCGATGAGGACGCGACCGCAGCCGCGTTCGCCGAGGCCGCCGCGGAGGTCGACGTGGTCCTCGACTACGTGTGGGGAGCGCCCACCGAGCTCGCCATGCGTGCCGTCCTCGGCGCCCGCACCCAGCGCACCCGCCTCCTGGACTGGGTGCAGATCGGCGGCATGGGCGGAGACGCGATCACCCTGTCCGGGCACGCCCTGTGCTCCACCGCGTTCCGCGTCCTGGGCAGCGGCTTCGGCTCGGTGGACATGCAGGTCATGCAGCGGGAGTTCACCGAGCTCGTCGCCGCGATCGCCGCAGGCGCCATGGCCGTGCGCCCGCACCCGTTCCCGCTCGACCAGGTCGAGGCGGCCTGGGCCCACGAGGACGAACCCGGCGAGCGCACCGTCATCCTCCTGTGA
- a CDS encoding TetR/AcrR family transcriptional regulator, with protein sequence MDTGVVVSERRAASTPTRRRGAALEKAITDAAWEVLVEQGYHGFTFEAVAARAGTSKPVLYRRWPQREDLLIATLARHWRPLDIPDTGSLRQDALTLLRAVNAERARTVILLRVRLADYFRETGTTFSDLRSRLRPADQTPPFERLVDRAVERGELADTPRSARLVNLPFDLVRHDMLMRMGAVPDEAIVEIVDTLWLPLLSRSPHSAHSGR encoded by the coding sequence ATGGACACGGGGGTAGTGGTGAGCGAGCGGCGTGCGGCGAGCACCCCCACGCGACGCAGGGGCGCCGCCCTGGAGAAGGCGATCACCGATGCCGCCTGGGAGGTTCTGGTCGAGCAGGGCTACCACGGCTTCACCTTCGAGGCCGTCGCAGCGCGCGCCGGCACCAGCAAACCGGTGCTCTACCGCCGCTGGCCGCAGCGCGAGGACCTCCTCATCGCCACACTCGCCCGGCACTGGCGTCCGCTGGACATCCCTGACACCGGCAGCCTGCGCCAGGACGCCCTCACCCTCCTGCGCGCGGTCAACGCCGAGCGGGCCCGCACGGTGATACTCCTGCGCGTGCGGCTGGCGGACTACTTCCGCGAGACCGGCACCACCTTCAGCGACCTACGCAGCCGCCTCCGCCCCGCAGACCAGACGCCCCCCTTCGAGCGGCTCGTCGACCGCGCCGTCGAACGCGGCGAGCTCGCCGACACGCCGCGATCCGCACGCCTGGTGAACCTGCCCTTCGACCTGGTGCGCCACGACATGCTGATGCGCATGGGCGCGGTGCCGGACGAGGCGATCGTCGAGATCGTGGACACGCTGTGGCTTCCCCTGCTCAGCCGGTCGCCCCACAGTGCGCACTCAGGGCGCTGA
- a CDS encoding helix-turn-helix domain-containing protein, whose translation MSLAGCLWLSSGIAWHWRWSVASRRRLAAAQFGVSRQTLHTSLSRYRRDGLAGLLDRSHRPDSCPHQASAEVEVPLADGTEAKVVTGVDDHSGSA comes from the coding sequence ATGTCTCTGGCCGGTTGTCTGTGGTTGAGCAGCGGTATCGCGTGGCACTGGCGGTGGAGCGTGGCGAGCCGAAGACGTTTGGCGGCGGCGCAGTTCGGGGTGTCCCGGCAGACGCTGCACACGTCGTTGTCGCGGTATCGACGTGATGGTTTGGCCGGGTTGCTGGACCGTTCGCACCGCCCGGATTCGTGTCCGCATCAGGCGAGCGCGGAGGTCGAGGTGCCGCTGGCGGATGGGACCGAAGCCAAGGTGGTCACCGGGGTCGACGATCATTCCGGTTCTGCGTGA
- a CDS encoding MFS transporter — MSTRTIAEGDRVLRKVALRIMPFLALLYFVNYLDRVNIGFAGPNGMNKDLGLSATAFGFASGIFFLGYLTLEVPSNLALHRFGARRWLARIMITWGIVATILAFVPNPTTLVIMRFLLGVAEAGFFPGIILYLTYWFPAAQRAKAVALFMAAVPVSSAIGSTVSSLLIAHGHGIFGLAGWRFMFLVEGIPAILLAFATWFYLTDRPEQAKWLTDDERRWLTTELDNERRATEAEHHWPLRKALTHPRILGLAFVYFAIAYGLYALGFFLPTIIAGFGQQFGTKLSTVQAGLVTAIPYVVAAVVMVVWARHGDRTGERKWHVALPMIIGGVAIPIALYLGNPYAAMVAVTICAVGVCAALPTFWALPSTFLSGAAAAGGIALINSLGNISGFAAPYVTGWLRDLTGTQRTGLWVVGACMVAGALVALALGARPRSNRQS, encoded by the coding sequence ATGTCGACGAGGACGATCGCCGAGGGCGACCGCGTGCTGCGCAAGGTCGCGCTGCGGATCATGCCGTTCCTGGCCCTGCTGTACTTCGTGAACTACCTGGACCGGGTCAACATCGGGTTCGCCGGGCCGAACGGGATGAACAAGGATCTGGGCCTGTCCGCGACCGCGTTCGGGTTCGCCTCCGGCATCTTCTTCCTCGGCTACCTGACGCTCGAGGTGCCCAGCAACCTCGCGCTGCACCGCTTCGGCGCACGGCGCTGGCTGGCGCGGATCATGATCACCTGGGGGATCGTCGCGACGATCCTCGCGTTCGTGCCCAACCCGACGACGCTGGTGATCATGCGGTTCCTGCTCGGGGTCGCCGAGGCGGGCTTCTTCCCCGGCATCATCCTGTACCTGACGTACTGGTTCCCGGCGGCGCAGCGGGCCAAGGCGGTCGCGTTGTTCATGGCCGCCGTGCCGGTGTCGTCGGCGATCGGGTCGACCGTGTCCAGCCTGCTGATCGCGCACGGGCACGGCATCTTCGGGCTGGCCGGGTGGCGGTTCATGTTCCTCGTCGAGGGCATCCCGGCGATCCTGCTGGCGTTCGCGACCTGGTTCTACCTCACCGACCGGCCCGAGCAGGCGAAGTGGCTCACCGACGACGAACGCCGGTGGCTGACCACGGAACTGGACAACGAGCGCCGCGCGACCGAGGCCGAGCACCACTGGCCGCTGCGCAAGGCGCTGACCCACCCGCGCATCCTCGGGCTGGCGTTCGTGTACTTCGCGATCGCCTACGGGCTGTACGCGCTCGGGTTCTTCCTGCCGACGATCATCGCCGGGTTCGGGCAGCAGTTCGGGACGAAGCTGTCGACCGTGCAGGCCGGGCTGGTCACCGCGATCCCGTACGTCGTCGCGGCGGTGGTGATGGTGGTCTGGGCGCGGCACGGCGACCGCACGGGCGAGCGGAAGTGGCACGTCGCGCTGCCGATGATCATCGGCGGCGTGGCCATCCCGATCGCGCTGTACCTGGGCAACCCCTACGCCGCGATGGTGGCGGTAACGATCTGCGCCGTTGGGGTGTGCGCGGCGCTGCCGACGTTCTGGGCGCTGCCCTCGACGTTCCTCTCCGGCGCGGCGGCCGCCGGCGGTATCGCGCTGATCAACTCCCTGGGCAACATCTCCGGCTTCGCGGCGCCGTACGTGACGGGGTGGCTGCGGGACCTGACGGGCACCCAGCGCACCGGGCTGTGGGTCGTGGGCGCCTGCATGGTCGCCGGTGCGCTGGTCGCGCTCGCGCTGGGGGCCCGCCCGCGGTCGAACCGCCAGAGCTAG
- a CDS encoding SDR family oxidoreductase: MSESRLALVTGASRGIGAAVARALGRTHRVLLGGRDVDALAEQAAESPDAEPWQVDLGDLDGVRAAVNGIDRLDVLVHSAGTAELGTVEQAGPSAWRTNFEVNVVAVAELTRLLLPALRAAHGHVVVINSGQGLSARAGWGPYAASKHAVRAFADALREEEPGIRVTSVYPGRTDTEMQQAIVAGEGRQYAPGEYLRPDSVAAAVLSAVTASPDAHITDVTVRPRPH, translated from the coding sequence ATGTCGGAAAGTCGCCTCGCCCTCGTCACCGGCGCCTCACGGGGCATCGGCGCCGCCGTCGCCCGCGCCCTCGGCCGGACCCACCGCGTGCTGCTCGGCGGCCGCGACGTCGACGCGCTGGCCGAGCAGGCCGCGGAGTCGCCGGACGCGGAGCCGTGGCAGGTGGACCTGGGCGACCTCGACGGTGTCCGCGCGGCGGTCAACGGCATCGACCGGCTGGACGTCCTGGTCCACTCCGCCGGCACCGCCGAGCTGGGCACGGTCGAGCAGGCGGGCCCGTCGGCGTGGCGGACGAACTTCGAGGTCAACGTCGTCGCCGTGGCCGAGCTGACCCGCCTGCTGCTGCCCGCCCTGCGCGCCGCGCACGGGCACGTCGTGGTGATCAATTCGGGGCAGGGCCTGTCCGCCCGCGCCGGCTGGGGCCCCTATGCGGCGAGCAAGCACGCGGTCCGCGCGTTCGCCGACGCCCTGCGCGAGGAGGAGCCGGGCATCCGGGTCACCTCGGTCTACCCGGGCCGCACCGACACCGAGATGCAGCAGGCGATCGTCGCCGGTGAGGGCAGGCAGTACGCGCCGGGCGAGTACCTGCGGCCGGACTCGGTGGCCGCCGCGGTGCTGTCCGCGGTCACGGCGAGCCCGGACGCGCACATCACCGACGTGACCGTCCGGCCCCGCCCGCACTAG